A single genomic interval of Hemibagrus wyckioides isolate EC202008001 linkage group LG13, SWU_Hwy_1.0, whole genome shotgun sequence harbors:
- the tubgcp2 gene encoding gamma-tubulin complex component 2 — MSEFRIHHDVNELLSLLHVRGVDGAEVYIDLLQKNRTPHVTTTVSAHSAKVKLTEHSKTPEDFLRKYEELKSKNARNLDPLVYLLSKLTEDKETLKFLQQNAKERSDMSANTTSSSTTSFSIPPTSSKMSMQELEELRKKLGNVTASSNVPQSAEATRKLLRDRHNKKNPTQPIPVFPNWVYDRPSLIGDFITSSAPTGDPVVAIGTMPLTVQEQALVEDLLYVLIGVDGRDITAQPVLGRQSRSFIVDPSLDMSIKELVNRILPVASCYSTVTRFTEEKCSFEYGQVNHALTAAMRTLMKEYLILVTQLEHLHRQGMLSLQKLWFYIQPTMRTIEVLASIATSVDKGECMGGSTLSLLHDRTFNYTGDSQAQELCLYLTKAASVPYFEMLEKWIYRGIIKDPYGEFMVEEHELQKEKIQEDYNDKYWDQRYTIVQHKIPSFLQKMADKILSTGKYLNVVRECGRDVTCPDAKEVLYTLKERAYVEQIEKAYNYASKVLLDFLMEEKELVSRLRSIKHYFLMDKGDFFVHFMDLTEEELKKPVDDIIPSRLEALLELALRTSTANTDPFKDDLKIDLMPHDVITQLLRVLAIETKQEKAIINADPTEVALSGLEAFSFDYIVKWPLSLIINRKALTRYQMLFRHMFYCKHVERLLCNVWITNKSAKQYSLHSAKWFAGAFALRQRMLNFVQNIQYYMMFEVMEPTWHIMENNLKSASNIDDVLCHHTSFLDNCLKDCMLTNPELLRIFSKLMSVCVMYTNCMQRFTQSLRMDSEINRLSLEHGTMEGPPTPSERTEEAEKKRLASKFLAEHVDSLQSDSGFEGTISKFDSNFSTLLLDLLDKLSIYSTNDCEHSMINIIYRLDFNGFYTERLEKMAIERGQKAAT; from the exons ATGAGCGAGTTCAGGATACACCACGATGTGAACGAGCTGCTCAGCCTCCTTCATGTCAGAGGAGTTGATGGGGCCGAGGTGTACATCGACTTACTGCAGAAGAACAGGACTCCTCATGTTACCACAACAGTGTCTGCACACAGTGCTAAG GTGAAGCTTACAGAGCACTCTAAAACCCCTGAGGACTTCTTGAGGAAATATGAAGAGCTGAAGTCCAAAAATGCACGCAACTTGGATCCTCTGGTTTATCTCCTCTCAAAGCTCACTGAAGATAAAGAG ACTCTCAAATTTCTGCAGCAGAATGCTAAAGAGAGATCAGACATGTCAGCGAACACGACATCGAGTAGTACAACGTCCTTCAGTATTCCCCCAACCAGTAGCAAGATGTCAATGCAGGAGCTGGAGGAACTGCGCAAAAAGCTCGGGAATGTCACAGCCAGCTCCAACGTTCCACAG TCTGCTGAGGCCACCCGCAAGCTACTAAGAGACAGACACAACAAGAAGAACCCCACACAACCTATTCCCGTCTTCCCAAACTGGGTGTATGACAGACCTTCGCTGATCGGAGATTTCATCACTAGTTCTGCACCAACAGGAGATCCAGTCGTGGCTATCG GTACAATGCCGCTGACTGTGCAGGAGCAAGCTCTGGTTGAGGATCTGCTGTATGTACTGATTGGAGTGGATGGGAGAGACATCACAGCACAGCCTGTGCTCGGCAGACAGAGTCGTTCTTTTATAGTAGACCCTTCTCTAGACATGTCCATTAAAGAGCTTGTGAACCGAATATTACCAGTGGCATCCTGTTACTCTACTGTCACACG CTTCACAGAGGAGAAGTGTTCCTTTGAGTATGGTCAGGTGAACCACGCACTTACTGCAGCCATGAGGACACTAATGAAGGAGTACCTCATCCTGGTGACCCAGCTAGAGCATCTTCACAGGCAGGGCATGCTCTCGCTACAGAAACTCTGGTTCTACATCCAGCCCACCATGCGCACCATCGAGGTTCTGGCCTCCATCG ccaCCTCAGTGGACAAAGGAGAGTGTATGGGTGGCTCAACGTTAAGTCTGCTTCATGACCGCACCTTCAACTATACTGGGGACAGCCAGGCTCAAGAGTTGTGTCTCTATCTGACCAAAGCAGCCAGTGTCCCCTACTTTGAGATGCTGGAGAAATGGATCTACCGGGGAATCATCAAGGATCCATACGG TGAGTTCATGGTTGAGGAACACGAGCTTCAGAAAGAGAAGATCCAAGAGGACTATAACGACAAATATTGGGATCAGCGATACACCATTGTGCAGCACAAAATCCCATCTTTCCTTCAAAAAATGGCAGATAAAATACTAAGTACAG GGAAGTACCTGAACGTGGTGAGGGAGTGTGGGCGAGACGTGACCTGTCCAGATGCAAAGGAAGTTCTCTACACTCTAAAAGAGAGAGCATATGTGGAACAAATTGAAAAAGCCTACAACTATGCCAGTAAGGTTCTCCTGGACTTTCTTATGGAGGAGAAGGAGCTGGTGTCACGGCTGAG gtccATCAAGCACTACTTTCTGATGGACAAGGGAGACTTCTTTGTGCACTTCATGGACCTTACTGAAGAGGAGCTGAAGAAACCTGTTGATGACATTATCCCTTCTCGCTTAGAAGCACTGCTGGAGCTGGCTCTGAGAACGAGCACGGCCAACACGGATCCCTTCAAAGATGATCTAAAG ATTGACCTGATGCCCCATGATGTCATTACTCAGCTACTGCGCGTCCTGGCCATAGAAACCAAGCAGGAAAAAGCCATCATCAACGCTGACCCCACTGAGGTGGCTCTCAGTGGCCTCGAGGCGTTCTCTTTCGACTACATTGTCAAATGGCCGCTGTCACTTATAATCAACCG GAAAGCACTGACAAGATATCAGATGCTGTTCAGACATATGTTTTATTGCAAGCATGTCGAGAGGCTCCTCTGCAACGTTTGGATCACCAACAAGTCGGCCAAGCAGTACTCCCTACACTCTGCTAAATG GTTTGCTGGAGCATTTGCTCTCAGGCAGCGCATGCTAAACTTTGTACAGAACATCCAGTACTACATGATGTTTGAGGTCATGGAGCCCACATGGCACATCATGGAGAACAACCTGAAATCG GCGTCTAATATCGACGACGTTCTCTGCCATCATACCAGTTTCTTGGATAACTGTCTGAAAGACTGCATGCTGACCAACCCTGAACTGCTGAGGATCTTCTCCAAGCTTATGTCTGTGTGCGTCATGTACACCAACTGCATGCAG CGATTCACCCAGAGCTTGAGGATGGACAGTGAGATAAACCGATTAAGCCTGGAACATGGCACCATGGAGGGTCCTCCAACACCGAGTGAGCGCACTGAGGAGGCTGAGAAGAAAAGACTGGCCTCCAAG TTTTTAGCTGAGCATGTCGATTCCCTGCAGTCAGACTCAGGCTTTGAAGGCACCATCAGTAAGTTTGACAGTAACTTTAGCACGCTGTTGTTGGACCTGTTGGACAAGCTGAGCATTTACAGCACCAATGACTGTGAACACAGCATGATCAACATCATCTACAG GCTCGACTTTAATGGGTTCTATACCGAGCGTCTGGAGAAAATGGCCATCGAGAGGGGTCAGAAGGCTGCCACGTAA
- the LOC131363952 gene encoding gastrin/cholecystokinin type B receptor, protein MNFSSIYAKFGHLLPTNFSFLRQDHNGTIIHDTVPFAADFLFAGHEPGTIVLMLVYMVSFLTGFVGNIMALLVLTRRRNRLAGASTTRKLLINLAVCDMMVVCVCMPVNLGHQVYNAWVFGDLLCRAVPFVQAVSVSASVLSLAVISLNRYYNVHNPLRARSFFTGRKIGAMIAMVWMVSSGLCAPLVFMNETKMLSLTMDGSHVITVCVEAWSKARLRLGYNFLLFCSLYGFPVLFNLIICFLTTWKLWSVDDQFSAVAMSSSTRSAARLKSRKKIAKMVLALVVLFTLSWLPLYVVDIWIDFNMPGSLDREVPGHVEHSWVLQSRPFAQWLGLTNSALNPLCYCFVGDLYRSAKRFRKSYREKMASVFNTSQRQSSSVNSALTLQSCTSSTKYSTGKQSWTGCYIFSNRLNRSRSMSTMSVCETVFG, encoded by the coding sequence ATGAATTTTTCAAGCATTTACGCCAAATTTGGACACCTTCTGCCGACCAACTTTTCTTTCCTAAGGCAGGACCATAATGGGACTATCATTCATGATACAGTGCCTTTTGCTGCAGACTTTCTTTTTGCAGGACACGAACCTGGCACAATTGTCCTGATGCTCGTTTATATGGTGTCCTTTCTGACAGGATTTGTGGGAAACATTATGGCACTCTTGGTCCTGACTCGAAGAAGGAACAGGCTAGCTGGTGCCTCCACTACCAGAAAGCTGCTGATAAACTTGGCTGTGTGTGacatgatggtggtgtgtgtgtgcatgcctgtgaATTTGGGTCACCAGGTATACAATGCTTGGGTGTTTGGGGACTTGTTGTGTCGTGCCGTGCCGTTCGTTCAggccgtgtctgtgtctgcgaGTGTCTTAAGCCTTGCTGTTATAAGCTTGAACCGATACTACAATGTTCACAACCCTCTACGTGCACGATCCTTCTTCACCGGAAGGAAGATTGGTGCGATGATAGCCATGGTGTGGATGGTGTCGTCCGGCCTGTGTGCCCCGTTGGTCTTTATGAACGAGACCAAGATGCTTTCCTTGACAATGGATGGCTCACACGTGATAACAGTCTGTGTCGAAGCCTGGTCTAAAGCACGACTGCGCCTAGGCTACAACTTTTTACTTTTCTGCTCCCTGTATGGCTTTCCAGTTCTCTTCAACCTCATCATATGTTTTCTAACTACCTGGAAATTGTGGAGTGTAGATGACCAGTTTAGTGCAGTTGCCATGTCAAGCTCAACGCGGTCAGCAGCGCGGCTGAAGTCACGCAAGAAAATAGCCAAGATGGTGCTAGCCCTGGTGGTGCTTTTTACCCTCTCCTGGCTTCCTCTCTATGTAGTGGATATCTGGATCGACTTCAACATGCCAGGCTCTCTGGACAGAGAAGTTCCCGGCCACGTAGAGCACAGTTGGGTGTTGCAGAGCCGACCTTTCGCGCAGTGGCTTGGCCTCACCAACTCCGCACTCAACCCTCTTTGCTATTGCTTTGTGGGTGACTTGTACAGGTCTGCAAAAAGGTTCAGGAAGAGCTACAGAGAAAAAATGGCGTCTGTTTTTAATACGTCTCAGAGACAGTCATCCTCTGTGAACTCTGCCCTCACACTTCAGTCTTGTACATCATCCACTAAATACAGCACAGGAAAGCAGAGCTGGACAGGATGCTACATTTTCAGTAACAGATTAAACAGAAGCCGGAGCATGTCTACCATGAGTGTGTGCGAGACTGTATTTGGTTGA